The Verrucomicrobium spinosum DSM 4136 = JCM 18804 genome includes a region encoding these proteins:
- a CDS encoding dienelactone hydrolase family protein has product MILRSDEFADLPTPFGPMRTHLFRPVAEGRYPGILMYSEIFQATAPIRRTAAYLAGHGYLVAVPEIYHEFLPPGEVLAYDQAGADKGNDLKTAKELASYDADSRAVLDYLKAHPACTGKLGTFGICIGGHLSFRAAAKNQDLDAAVCLYATDVHKQSLGKGMNDDTLASIRNTRAELCMIWGRQDPHIPLEGRRKVQAELDAQDLSYTWHEFNGQHAFIRDEGHRYDPVLANTCHGLALELFHRKLGEGAPSGK; this is encoded by the coding sequence ATGATCCTCCGCTCTGACGAATTTGCCGACCTGCCGACCCCGTTCGGCCCCATGCGAACGCACCTCTTCCGCCCGGTGGCGGAGGGCAGGTATCCCGGCATTCTGATGTACTCGGAGATCTTTCAGGCCACCGCACCCATCCGCCGGACCGCAGCCTATCTGGCCGGGCATGGCTACCTGGTGGCGGTCCCGGAGATCTACCATGAATTCCTGCCGCCGGGCGAGGTGCTGGCCTATGACCAGGCGGGGGCGGACAAAGGCAATGATCTGAAAACAGCCAAGGAGCTGGCAAGCTATGATGCCGACTCCCGGGCCGTCCTGGACTATCTGAAGGCCCACCCCGCCTGCACGGGGAAGCTGGGCACCTTCGGCATCTGCATCGGCGGCCATCTCTCCTTCCGCGCTGCGGCCAAGAATCAGGACCTCGACGCCGCGGTGTGTCTCTACGCCACCGACGTCCACAAACAAAGCCTGGGCAAGGGGATGAACGATGACACCCTGGCCAGCATCCGGAACACCCGGGCGGAGCTTTGCATGATCTGGGGGCGGCAGGATCCCCACATCCCTCTGGAAGGCCGCCGCAAGGTGCAGGCAGAACTGGATGCCCAAGACCTGAGCTACACCTGGCACGAGTTCAACGGGCAGCACGCCTTCATTCGTGATGAGGGCCACCGCTATGACCCCGTGCTGGCGAACACCTGCCATGGCCTGGCCCTGGAGTTGTTTCATCGAAAGCTGGGCGAGGGCGCTCCTTCTGGGAAATAG
- a CDS encoding transporter substrate-binding domain-containing protein: MTISLRAFMGWVAASAACALVGCGPSDQPGAPAKPKKLVVAMDATYPPFEVVDEKGEFYGVSVDLGRELGKFLGREVEFRNINFDGLIAALKSGSVDCVISSMSANDDRRRSIDFSDPYVKTGLAILAAAKSPVQSLEDLKAPGRRVAVRLGTTGEQYARQFLPDASLVVLDSDTACVMEVVKAGVDAWIYDQLSLMNYHNRHPEATRVLLQPLREEVWAIGIQQGNTDLKTKANEFLAKFRAEGGFARLGDKYLAKEKEVMKELGIPFVFDLEPGDLGKK, from the coding sequence ATGACGATTTCACTTCGGGCGTTCATGGGATGGGTGGCAGCCAGCGCAGCCTGCGCCCTGGTGGGATGCGGCCCGAGTGACCAGCCCGGGGCTCCCGCCAAGCCCAAGAAGCTGGTGGTGGCGATGGATGCCACCTACCCGCCATTTGAGGTGGTGGACGAGAAAGGCGAGTTCTACGGCGTGAGCGTGGATCTGGGCCGGGAGCTGGGCAAGTTCCTGGGGCGCGAGGTGGAGTTCAGGAACATCAACTTCGACGGCCTCATCGCCGCCCTGAAGTCTGGCAGTGTGGACTGCGTCATTTCTTCCATGAGCGCCAACGATGATCGGCGCAGGTCCATCGACTTCAGCGATCCCTACGTGAAGACGGGTCTGGCCATCCTGGCAGCCGCCAAGTCCCCCGTGCAATCGCTGGAAGACCTGAAGGCCCCCGGCCGGCGGGTGGCCGTGCGGCTCGGCACCACGGGCGAGCAGTATGCCCGGCAGTTCCTGCCCGATGCCTCCCTGGTGGTGCTGGACTCAGACACCGCCTGCGTCATGGAGGTGGTGAAAGCCGGGGTGGACGCCTGGATCTATGACCAGCTTTCTCTCATGAACTATCACAACCGCCACCCGGAGGCCACGCGGGTGCTCCTGCAGCCGCTGCGTGAGGAAGTGTGGGCCATCGGCATCCAGCAGGGCAACACGGACCTCAAGACCAAGGCCAACGAATTCCTCGCCAAATTCCGCGCAGAGGGCGGATTCGCGCGGCTGGGGGACAAGTACCTTGCCAAGGAAAAAGAGGTCATGAAAGAGCTGGGCATCCCGTTCGTCTTCGATCTGGAGCCGGGCGATCTGGGGAAGAAGTGA